CGCACGGTGCCGGCACTAATAAAGACACCTTCGCCATGCATCTTCGCagcataacaaaaataaataaataaacgccCCAATATTTGGGGTGGTCGGCCAGCGACTGTAGGAGTACCTACGAGACAGGCGGGATGTGACGATTTTCTGTGGTGCTTTCGCGCGGCAGAGGAGTTTCGCGTGGTGATGGTGTGGATGTCTCACGCCCAGCATAAATGATGAAGCAATTGTTCGAGTAAAGTTCCGCCGTACCGCGGTttgagcttttttgttgttaaggATGTTGGCGTTGAAGTATGTGttgggggcttttttttttgggtgggggggtgaTGTGGTAGGcaggtgtttgttgttgcctgCATCATCTTGAGCGCCTGCTTTCGAGGTGGTCGCTTGTGCGTGGCAGGCTGAAAAAGCGAAACCTCTCCCGTCATCGGTTTTATGGATCAATTTCGGAACCGTACAAAGTGGTTGCATTACCGGTGCCTTTTAGGGCACTTCCAAAGAgcacgtttttttgtgtgtgtgtgtgtgtgtgtgtgtgtgtcgaagCTCCAACTACGGCGGGAAGTGTCATATCGTTCCTTCCCATAAGAACGTGACAGTTAGGGACGCCATTAGCAGCAGCCCTTCGTGCCTCCGTCATCGAAAAACGAGGCCCCAAAAAATGGCCTTTTCCAGGAAAAGATTCGTGGTGTGTCGCCCTTATTATCCATGTGGTATtcgcgacacacacacacacacacaaacacacatacacagcgtATTCGAAGAATCGCTTTACGATCAAGGAGAATGTGGCCCTGTTTTTCCACCCTTATTCTTCGTTTCCATACCCTCCCATACGGGTCTCTTTGCTTTAATgttcgtgcgtgcgtgcaaaCGAGGCAAACCTGCGTGCGTTTTGAACCATTGCCGTGGCTCGTGCTTTTTGATTAGACATTAAAAAGTCCCATTGCCCTTAGGGTGGTTCGGTGCCCcaatcgtgtgtgtgtgtgtgtgtatgttgttgGATTTGGATGGAGGTGTGTTTCGCGCCCCGTGTACGGTTCTGTGAAGGTGCGTGGGATTGACACGCAATTCACGTTTTTCTCTGAAAAACGGCCCCGAGGGCGATGATCGTTCGGTGGAGttgtcattttgttttcctcattCCACACGTGAAATGTGTAGCAGAAGACGATATGGAATCGCTTTTCGGTGGCCTTGCGTGTTCTTGCGTGCTGTGTTGTTCTGTACAGCGGTAAGGAACGCGCtttaaacgataaaaaaaccaaaagaaaaaaccatattgtttcgggattttttttgttttggttttgtttcgattcaAAGCGTcacaatattttttgtgtgctcttTATGCTCCACCCAAGCATCACCAAAACAATCGCTTTGGTGGAACCGTCAGTATCGAAGAGGGGTGTTGAAAATTCATGATTTAGCAGCCTTTATTCGCGTGTTTCGCGCGCGCTGTCTTTGGGACGgggtgaaatttattgtggCCATTGTTTTGATGCTGAAACGGGGCTTAAACGTCTCAAGGCCGGCCTTGTTTTAGCATCCCGAAACGAGGATACTTTACCCTTGGACCTTTGGTTTGCattcttaacaaaaaaagcactatCCAACTGAGTAAAAGGAAAGGTTTTAGGAGAAGATCATCCGGTCTGCGGTGAAATGAATCCGCCCAGTGGGGAGTCTATGGGATGCATTTAAAATTGGTATTTTCAAGAATTCTAACATATTGCAGTAACAATTTGAATTCTCATGTGTCGTATCTATATTAAGACGAAGGCTGATAACTAAGTAGAAAAAAGGATAAGAAATTATAGACAACATTAGATGAAGATTATAAAAAGATGAATTCGATTTTCGAAGCGATTTTTTGTCGATTTTGGACAATTGCATCGAATTATTTCGAAGTCCAAATCAAAATCGAAGTGCCAGTTTAGTTGTGTAGTTGTCAGAGGATGATGCATGAACTTCTaaagaaaactttaaaaatcTGTACGATCCAAGGCATCATGTCCGACTCAATGCAAAAATGGGTTGACTTCACCCTTTGCCTGCCAAAAACCtttatattaaatttcaaacttcAATCTTTTTGGGCTGTTGTTGATTTCATTATAATAAACATACATTATGAAAGATGAGCAAAAATTATTCGACATCACAAGAGAGATCAGAGTGAATGCCATAaactgatgaaaaaaaaaaaaacagaagtgCCCGGAAAACTTATATCAGTCTTACCAATCGATTCTACCCGGAAGTAATCAACAAATTTATATTGATTCTGATAATGTGAACAGTGCATCTACGAATTTCAAATGgtgataattttttcaaaatgcaattaaactGCTCAAGCCTACCATTGCAATTTGCAATGCCTCATATTCCACGTCAACTATCCGCTGTCGTAAAGCAGTGAAATTGTTTGGAGGAAATAACTCTCTATACCAAAGTTGCTCTATCCACACACTtcaaatatacaaaaaacagCTGCTCGTTTTGATGCTCCGGTACGATATCGTCGTCCGCCTTTGGGAGAGGAATTTAATATACAGCATACTTTCGCTAATAACAATTTGCAAACATGGTACAAGTTCAGTGCACCGTTCGATGTGACGGCTCAGCGGTGTCTACCGTTGACGACCAACGAagaattttcataaattccATCCAGTGCCCACCAATCAACCATCAAATATGTAAGAAGTCTATCCATCAAACGTTAGCACGGGACTCGCCTAGCCGGCCCGGGTTCACTTTCACGTACGATAAATCTCAGCTGTCTAATAGTGAACAATGCGTCAGAGTCGTCGTCGCTGTATGGTCTACCAGTGGTGTCACGgggttagttttttgttttgaacaacTCGGGCAAAAAATGATTCCATTTGTGTTCTTTGAAGGCGAAAGTGCGTGACACGACATATTTGACATGAGCAGCTTCTACAACCAGCATTCGCCATAGCattgtgaataatttaacGAAATCTTACAGAACCTTCCCGAACCGCGCACGATGATACAAGATGAATAATTCTACGAAATTCTTTtctgagaaataaaaaactcaATTCAAATCCACTTAAAGGAAGAATGAAACAAGCAAACTGTTGTAGATACAGTGAATACTTTCAAAAGTATCACGTTTCATtcggtaacaaaacaaaagctccaACTCCCAGATGGatccttacaaaaaaaaaaaaaataaacagtgaAGATTCAACCGTGATGGTCACGTACCAAGGGTACGAATAGCAAAACTACATcgctttgctgttttttttttgctctcggTCACTGGAATTCATTGACATCCGGGGGAGATGTTACGGCAGCCGATTGGTGAGTTTAATTGTGCTTAGCTGTCCTTTCATACACTCTTTCTCGCTAGATCAGCCATCGTACGCCATCCCCGAAATGCCATGTTTCAGGACATCATCGTCCAGATACATCTCGGTCATGTCAGTTCGACCACGGTATACACagacgtacaaaaaaaaaaaaaagagagtcAGTTCTTTGGTAGAATACAAACGATCCAATTGAGGTTCTGAGCTGACCATCGGACGGAAATCTAGTGTCCGGACTTCGTTGTCCTGATTTCCGACGCTGGACGCAATCAATATCGGTTTGCAACACGAAGACTACTACGTCTGTCCTTATTCCATGTATTTCTCACCGAAGCTGGGCAAGAACATCCCACCCAGAATCCGGGTCATTGTGCCGTCAtgtcagctttttttttttcttcattctgaGCTACCCTTTGCTACCCCGTACACGAGCATGACATTCAATATTTCCAGTCTTTCCATCCCCAGAAACCTAATCCAATATACTTGCCGTTGGGGATGGACATCCAAAGGTTTGGTCCACCACGGGAAGGGATTATGCTTCCTCGGTTCACCTGCGAAGGTCGAACTACTACACAAACGGTGTGTTATCATAGGATCCTACGGGTTATCAGGGTGGACCATAGAAAACGATACACTTCAAGTCCATCTATCGTCCAGGCTGACTAAGCAATCGATGAGGTACTGACGTCCTCttgattcttcttttttttgtgcctaTCCATGCTTCTGGATCGATATCTTCCAACCTGAGCCATTTTCTGATTGGGTTCCGAGTGGAGTACATTGTCCAAGGTTATACGATTATGCTGTCCACTTCCCAAAACTTGGGTTATGAACCTATAAAACGGAACCTTATCATTTATATTCGTCACTGTTATCCATCCGGGACGATTTGACTTTGTCgaggaaaagaagaataattatGCCCTCTTATTACTGCCTTTAGTGAATGCCTCCCTAAAAGGAATACTTTGGTACCATTCTTAATGTCATTATCTCCACAACAGCAAGGAACGGTCTAGGATCTTTCCGAATTGGTGTACCTCGCCAGTTCGTATGAAGCAGTTAACGCCGTATCGCTGATGAATTGAGCACTGATGAATGCTAGATTGTGTGTCTTATTCTGCTGACCTCCGGTAACCATTCTGCGCATAATGGACGTGCGTCACGAGAGGGCaatgttgtttaattaataaGGTTCGCTGATTGCATTTGCTTTCGTGTATTGCCCACCCAGTTTTGGGCGTTGCATATCTCTCGGTCGGTATAATTACGTTTGGTAGCCAAATCTAATCAGTATCACTCTGTGTGTCTCTCTGTCTTCTGCTCATATTCTCCTGCGTTCCCGGGGCACCGGCATTCTGCATGGCGAATGTGGCATAAAGTTTGATGCATAATGAATGAAGCCGACCGTTTTATCCTTTCACTGTCCAGCTGTCCCCATGGAACTCGTGGAGTGTAtcatattttcctttccctttgaCCAAACCTCATTTACGACCAGGAAACATGACTCTCGGGTGAAAGAACGGTCGAGTTcttgagataaaaaaaaaaaaaaaacaaactccaaccCACCGTGCTGTCAAACGGGACGGGTGATAGTGCCTTCTGCCAGGAAAGCAGTACAGATTGATCAGAATCAACGATAGCAAGAAGGTGCATGAAATCGAAACTTTAAGATGCACAAAGATGCAACAGCATCTCGGTCGCTCGTTGCGGCGGCCATGCGAGCGATGTGCAAAAGTGTGAATTTTGATGCTtattcatttatgtttatgatgtttttatttacacccCGAGAGGATGActgctttctttgttttgttttgttttgctttacgcTCGGTGGTTTCCTGTTTCCCAATCATTTCGCGAGAAGCTGCCAAAAAGTGTTTGCTtcttgttgccatttttctcgCGTGGTGGCATTATTTTGTCTTACCATCATCCGTGACACCCGCCCTTGTAGTGTGTCTTGTTTGAAGGCACACTTATGCTGGGatctttcatttttaatttaatcccaGACGTTTAATTTGGCTCGTTGGCAATTTTTGTCCCGGTTTCCCTGCCAGtgaccggttttttttgttattccctttttattttgtctccAGTTTAGCAGGATGAAATTCCACAAggacacacagacacacatacgcgGGGTGGGGGCTGGCGCTGGGATATTCTTTTTATTGCAACCAACGTCATTTGGTTGGCAACCTTCCCAGGCTTTTAGCACATCTCCAGAGCAGCCACCGTTGGGGTACGGGGGTACTGTGGGACGGGTGCTGTAAGAAAATACGCTCAAACGACTGGCTGCTTGTCAGGAGCGTTGCTCGTAAACAGCTTGGTGTGATTTAAATTTACACCATCCGGGTGTGATGGTGACCGACGAGAGAGAGGATGCGTTTTGCGGGGAGGAAAGGGCAGGTCAGATATTTAAGCCCAACCAGGGAGACCGGGAGGCCTGCGAGCGATAATTTCATCATGCGGTTTGTtggtattttatttgcattcgcACATCGCTGTCagatcaatttttcatctttacCATTCTGCCGCGGGAATGGGTGGAGATGTTATcacgtaacaaaaaataagttttattCATCTTTCGCAACTTAATGGCGGGATTGATCATGCGTCGTGGGGCAGAAGGGTTTAAGAAATTAAATCCTTTAcgcaattaaattaatacaatGTGCTTTGGGTGACTCACTGCAACGCAAAACAAGAAGGTTCGGCAAAGATTAGCGCATAATTGAGTTTGTAcgtattttatcaaaattataaagaaaaagaaaatgtaagttacaattataatatttctttattgCGAGACTAACTATCCCACGTTGGCATCttaaacaataaagaaaaaataagattGCTATAAAAACTGATATAGAAAACCGGAAATTAtttagtgttgggtgaatctgattgaGATGCATGAAGCtgtgtaaatatttgaactgaatcaatgaatctgaatctgatttcaaagatttatgaatcctccAATATTATTTAATCCTTCATTCAATGATCCttcaagattcatgaataatCATAGATCTCGGTGAAACATAATTATTATCATAGgcctattttttattatttttgcttaGAAGAATTTTTATACACTCCGCAATGTCGGTAAAAGCCGCCTAGCTTTTTTGGAGTAACAGAAAATATTGAAGAGAtaattaaaaatggtgttCTGCAAAGTTGTACAGAgtaaaaaacatacatttttcGCAAGGATACCTTctttaaacattaaactttGCGAAAACATGAATTTTGTGAGAGTCGATTCTTGAGTTAAacgactcctcactaaagatgcATATGAACAACTCTCCCCAAAAGGCTCTTCGTTAAACATAACAAAAGAATTcgaatattattaaaattaaaaaaaaattctaagCATGAATTGACAAAAGATTCAGAAATtgtgagaaaattaatttgattggaaaaataatttatcaattgtttttttttaataacttcatAAAACTCCATTGCAATAATAGTATTATACATATTTAATCTTTAATCACTCCTAAAACGAACTCCTTCTCTATATTCCAATCATGttaagttatttttaaaacatttacccTATAAATTcggtcattttttttctagggTCAATAGCGCCGGCACATTGTGGAATAACTTTTAACACGCAAAGTGATGCCAATGCCGCCATCCGACCATAAGTCCCACTGCAACTGGCGGATGTGTGTAACGGCTAACCGATAGGACGGCGTACGTGAAAGTTTCACACTGGTGGATTGATGGTACCTGTTTGCTGGTTTCacatggaaaagttttcatttgttagttgtttgtttgtttttttttttgtactaacCTGTTGTGCTAACCTCTGTGGTGGATGAGTACAATATTCAACAATATTGTAAAAATCGTATGAGCTTCGGACCGAAAGTTCGCGGACGgtgcttttttaattattcgcaACATATCGGTCGGTGATGCGGAAAGCTttgcaaaatttgcttttggtagtttgttttgaaaattttaaaaagttcTGTGTTTGTTGAACGGTTGGAACTGTTACTGAGCTGCAGTATTCCTCAAACAGTTGAGTTGTtcggatgaaataaaataattacaataaaatattactttttttcccAGCAACAATCCCAACTTCATTGAACCATTCCTTTGCATTAAAATGGAATGCTTcagaatggaaatggaactgACAGGACGCGAAATGCCGGGGGCAAAAGGATCTCAGAAATGCCTCGAAATTACTCTCCAGGCGCTGATTACCGTTAATTTGGAATGAGATTTTTGAGTTAATTTCCCCTCTGtaattttcaaatgtttcgTCCCGTGTTGCGGAAGCTGGAATGCGTTGACGGTAGGAATCCGGCAAAAAATGGTAGCGTCGGGTAAAAGGGAACCATTCAGCCGGTACGAGGGCAGTACAAATTAAGACGCAGCGCGTTCCGCCCTGTGACTAATTTATCATTGCCATCGTTCACGGTCAACGTAACGTCGTGCGGGGTTCGGCGGACAGTTTGCCTTCTTTTGTACTGCACATGTGCATGtcctttgtgtttgtgtggttgacCAGTAGATCATTCATTGCAGGCAACATGTACTCCGCCTTCGACCGTCCGATTTGCAGCTGTCCCTGCATCAGCAATGCAGCGACGGGAATGCAACACAGCAGCCGGGCGGGGGTAAAAATGATTGCAGAAGAACCGTCGAGGTCCGGTGGCATAATAGCGCCGGAGCTAATAAATAAGAGAcacgccgaaacagtcggacAGCACGAggaaaaacccacaaaaaccACAGCACGTTCCCGGTTTTTAGGCTTTTGGTCCTTCTGTGTCAGGACATAGGACCGTAacgaatcaataaaataaatacaatcgATGACGCAACGGTGAACAGTGGCCAGCAAGTCAGCTCGTATTAGATTCGGGAAACGGGACACAGCGAAAGCGAAATGGATGAAGTTCGAAGGTGCTTGGTGAAGGTTTCGGTCCCTACTCCGACGGTAGTGCAAAAGAAATTTATCATTTAGAGGTGTCCGAGGGATTAGTTCGCGTGTCCCTTTCGTACACGGGAACACCTGCCTGTGGGCGGTACACTAGCATCCAAAGCCATTACTCATCTCGATTGACTTCTAGCCAGTCTATAGATTGTTGGTATTAAACAGGGATTTAATGCGCTTTTCTACTATGATTAAAATTGAACACGAagtttcttatttatttggcAAGCATAGAACTTACTAAGGACCATACTGCTGGCACTTTTCAATGTTGGTCAATATGTCTTTGGCTTCGAGCGGGAACCTTACCGTATCGCGGGACACACAGGCCCACAGTCGGTATCGAAGTGAGTCGACCTCCTTGCACAGAAGCTGAAGCATGGTGGCGTACTCATGGATAGCCGTGCACGGAATCGGCTCGGAGAACTCCGTGTGCTGCAAGAAACGTTATATTAGTTCCATTCTGTGGGGAAATTTGCCAGTCGCCAGGACACTTACCTCCTGCAAGCACTGATTGGCCAACGGTGTATCGAAGAGTGACAAACGATAGCAAATCTTTAAATAGGCATCTGTATCCTCCAGGAAGAACTGCAGCTCGTAAATGACCTCCATTAGCGCCTCCATCAGATACTTTTCGCGCTCCAGCTCCGTGTTCAGACACGTCAGCACATTCATTTCGCCCGAGTACAGATACTGTTCCACCTTCGGGTAGTACGTTTCGTAGCAGAAATCACCGTACGGTCCTCGTTGCACTAACACTTCCGACAGACGCTTAATGACAGGTTCAAtcggtggaaagaaaacactcaGAAGATCACTGATGTACCCGAGCGCAGAAGCGACCAGCGTTTTGTACGCGTTGAGCACATTAtcaccggtgccggtggtgatCTTCCCGTAAACCGTATTAATCTCACCATACTTCGTACCGAGCGGTATCGTTAGTGGACTGAAAACCTGAGCAAACAGAGCCATGCGGGCATTTACTTTTGGGATTTCCGATACTACCAGCCCCTTCAGTTGGTCTAAAAATCTCACGATTTTTTCGTATGCTTTTAGCATCTCACTCTCCCAAAAATCGGCCAGTGTTGTACCGGTCTTGATGGTAATACCGGTCTGGATGAATATGTTCGCCTGATTGATCGTGCGTGCCGACTCGATCGCGGAGTAGGTCGCTGCTGGGAGGTCTGTGGAGAGTTGGAGCGTTTTTGTctgcaccagcaccaccatcgAGGGCTTCACGTAGTTCTGGATGTTCGTAGAATTTGCACGATTTGTGCGAGCACTAATCACGGCGGTACGGAGTGTACTGAGTGCATTGCGCAGCTCACCTAACGTTGTTTTCATAGTGGTAAGAATGTCATTCAGCTCCTTTCGAACGTACACGCTGACTAACGTCTGTATTGTGGCGAGTTGGGTTTGCGCATCTCCATTGATGAACGTTAGCATGCTGGAAATCTTCGTATCGACAGCTCCGAAAAGGTTCTCTGCCGGTCCGACATCGTCGGGAGCCAATGTGGCGATAGCCTGTGCGATGGGTAGTACAGCATTTACAATCTGCTCAAATAATGTCTTGAGAGCGAGGCCCGCCTGGTTGAATGCGTCCGAAGGCCCATCGAGTGTTATATCGCCGTATGCATTCATGACTCCATTAGCTTCGTCGCGAATTCGCCGCGCGTACGTTTCCACTGTAGTTGAACCAGAAATCACTGGCGCTAT
This region of Anopheles marshallii chromosome 2, idAnoMarsDA_429_01, whole genome shotgun sequence genomic DNA includes:
- the LOC128709237 gene encoding uncharacterized protein LOC128709237, with translation MRWFRYLVLAIVLLEVDTVRGDFGIAPVISGSTTVETYARRIRDEANGVMNAYGDITLDGPSDAFNQAGLALKTLFEQIVNAVLPIAQAIATLAPDDVGPAENLFGAVDTKISSMLTFINGDAQTQLATIQTLVSVYVRKELNDILTTMKTTLGELRNALSTLRTAVISARTNRANSTNIQNYVKPSMVVLVQTKTLQLSTDLPAATYSAIESARTINQANIFIQTGITIKTGTTLADFWESEMLKAYEKIVRFLDQLKGLVVSEIPKVNARMALFAQVFSPLTIPLGTKYGEINTVYGKITTGTGDNVLNAYKTLVASALGYISDLLSVFFPPIEPVIKRLSEVLVQRGPYGDFCYETYYPKVEQYLYSGEMNVLTCLNTELEREKYLMEALMEVIYELQFFLEDTDAYLKICYRLSLFDTPLANQCLQEHTEFSEPIPCTAIHEYATMLQLLCKEVDSLRYRLWACVSRDTVRFPLEAKDILTNIEKCQQYGP